The Eptesicus fuscus isolate TK198812 chromosome 17, DD_ASM_mEF_20220401, whole genome shotgun sequence genome has a window encoding:
- the CHCHD1 gene encoding coiled-coil-helix-coiled-coil-helix domain-containing protein 1 — translation MATPSLRGRLARLGNPRKPVLKPSKPLILANRIGERRRDRGEATCITEMSVMMACWKQNEFRDVACRKEIQDFFDCASKAEAARKMRSIQGEYGNLPPKKVNMLLQMFPNKSHLS, via the exons ATGGCGACTCCCAGCCTGCGGGGTCGCCTAGCCCGGCTGGGAAACCCGCGGAAGCCTGTGCTGAAGCCTAGCAAGCCCCTCATCCTAGCTAACCGTATCGGAGAGCGGCGCCGGGACAGGGGCG AGGCGACCTGTATCACCGAGATGTCGGTGATGATGGCTTGCTGGAAGCAGAATGAATTCCGCGACGTAGCGTGCAGAAAAGAGATCCAGGACTTCTTCGATTGTGCTTCGAAGGCTGAG gCAGCCCGAAAGATGAGATCAATCCAGGGAGAGTATGGGAATTTACCCCCCAAGAAAGTGAATATGTTGTTACAGATGTTTCCTAACAAATCACATCTCAGCTGA